DNA from Balaenoptera ricei isolate mBalRic1 chromosome 6, mBalRic1.hap2, whole genome shotgun sequence:
ttttttttttaatagaaatttatttatttatttatttttggttgcattgggtcttcgttgctatgtgcgggcttttctctggttgcggcgagcaggggctactcttcgttgcagtgcattggcttctcattgcggtagcttctcttgttgcggagcacgggctctaggcatgcagggttcagtaattgtggcacacaggctcagtagttgtggctcgtgggctctagagtgcaggctcagtagttgtggctcacgggcttagttgctccacggcatgtgggatcttcccggaccagggctcgaacctgtgtcccctgcattggcaggcagattcttaagcactgcgccaccagggaagtccaagaaagtATTCTTATTTGTCTTGTAGGAGTTGGTTAAAAAAGGGGGgcggtgtattagttttctagggttaCCATAAAACATGTACTATAGACTGTgggttaaacaacagaaatttattttctcacagttctagaggctagaaatccaagattAAGGTATTGGCAGAGTTGTTTTCTTCTGagccctctctccttggcttgtaggtggccatcttctccctttgtcttaacattgtcttccttctgtgtgtctgtgtcctgatctcttcCTACAAgcacaccagtcatattgggttagggcccacctatatgacctcattttaccttaattatctctttaaaaaccctatctccaaatacagtcaaattcctttcttttaaacaaagattttaaaaatatttatttatttatttatttattttggctgcgccgggtcttagttgtggcacacgggatcttcgttgcagcacacggacttgtttagttgtggcatgcggactcttggTTGCGCCATGcatacaggatctagttccccgaccagggattgaacctgggccccctgcattatgagcttggagtcttacccactggaccacagggaggTCCCCAAATACAGTCaaattctgagatactgggggttaggacttcaacataagaattttggggaacacaattcaactcataacaggGAGTATCTCATCAGCTTCTGTGGGTCTTGAGAAAACTGTGTCCATATACactatttttcttatcttttatttttaagtatgaaaTTATTTGTAAGCTCTCGAAGGCAGAAGCAGTGGTTTCCTTTTGAATCTCCTATAGAGTCTAGGCACCCAGTTGGAGCTTACTGATGTTGGAAGCTAAGGGACGCGTGTCTGTGGAAGACGTAGACTTAAAATTCAAAGGCCCTGTTGCCTGGAATCAAAACACTAATGAGGGCCCTTATAgtggtttctttttcctgtttgatTTAAGCAGCCCTTGATGGTTTCTGTTAGGCTAAAAGGTAGTATAGGAGAGGGTAGGACTACTTTCTGGTTTTCTGAGACTTGAACGCTGAGAAAATGGTGGCTTCTTGCAGTCAGGGCCTGTCAAAGCAGACTATGACATCATTTGCTTAGTTGCTCATTGAATTCAGAAATATATCTTAGCGGGGCCACTTTGTTGTGCGCTGGGGATACGACGGTAAACAAGATACGGTCTTTACCTCCAAGGGACTTTCAGCCTAGTTGGGGAGACAAAGAACCATTCAGTGTGATGTGTGTGGTGAGAGAAGTGCCCCCTTGGTATGTGGAAGCACACAGGTAGGGCTCCTAGCCCAGGGCACTGTCTTCTGTACAGATGGTATCTGTGCCTAGACCTGAAAGCAGAGCAGCCTAGTAAAGTGGGGCTTATAAGTGGGTAATGCACGGGAAGAGAGTTCTAGACtatagcacatgcaaaggcctggaggcaaGAGGAAATTGTTTACGTATCAGGAAAGTAGCTCATTGTGTCTAGAACAGAGAGCAGGAATGGTCAGAGATGAGGCTGGGGAGCTGGAGTAAAAAGTAGGGGCCTGTGTCTCGGAGGACTTGATAAATCAGGCCAAGGAGTTAGGTCTTTATTTTACACCTCTTtgcaatattcattcatttatacatttaacatgttttttaaaaaaataaaatagcaaatgaTATGAAAATGTAAAGggttgatattctttttttttactgtggtaaatatacataacataaaatttaccattttaaccatttttaagtgtacagttcagtagcatcaAGTACACTCACAGTCTTGTGCAACCATCGCCACTGTCCacttctagaactttttcatcatctcaaacagaaactctgtgcccattaaacaataactcccttttccctcctccctgtGGCCCCTGGTAATCTCTATTCAATTTTTTTGTCTCTAtgcatttgcctattctaggtacctcatataaatggagtcatacaatgtttgtccttttgtgtctcgCTTATTTCATcttgcataatgttttcaggcttcattcatgttgtcacattttttcagaatttcattcctttttaaggttgaaaaatagtccattgtatgtccgtgcctcattttgtttatttagcaTGTTTTTGAACATCTACATCAAAGttacttaataaatttttattgatggTGATGTAACTATCTGTAGTTGGAGAGAGAAGCACATAGGCTATGAATTCAGTTTGATGCAACAAATAGTTGTGAAGTGTTTGCAATGTGCAATGTCTGGAAGCTgttccaggaaaaacaaaacttaagGCGATGCTGAGACCCTACATTCATTTGGTAGGAATTAAGCCCAAGGGTTTCTGTAGATAAGTAGGAGGCTTTTCCTCATAGCACTAATTTTATCATTCCAGTAAGTCTTTTGTGACTCTGTTTCATGTTTGGAAACTCTCATTTTTTAGGCCTTGGAAGGATTTACCTGACAGAGACTTAATATGCCGTACTAACAGATCTCCCAAAGTAAGTCACAGATTACAAAAGGTACTTCCTCAGCATTTTCTCTTTACTAGTGGGAATAAAATATTTGCCTTTATTTAACATTCAGGATGACTATAATCTGAAGATCGCTAATGAAGATGAAGATCACTAATATTGGgcccttactatgtgctaggctctGTGCTAATGCCTTTACATGTTATACTGTTTCTAGAAATCCCAGACACAGTGGGATTGATTTGTGGCAGTTTGGCATAGGTGAGAATTTCCTACCTCTGTCCTGCATAGAGCATGTTCAGCTACTAAGTAAACACTGTCGTCTCATAATACAGGGAAATTAGAATGCCGGAATGTCAGATCTAAAATAAGCCTCAAGATCGTCTACACTCATGACTTTCAGAGTTTTTTTAGCTATGACCTATGGTAAGAGATACACTTTACAACAAAATATCATGGAACAATCTTTACCCTAACTATGAGTGATAGACTCTGAAATTTTCTatcctattctatttcattttagaaCAGTGTAGGCTGTGATTCACAAAATTTGATTTCATGACCTATGAATAAGTTGCAAATGCAGTTTGAAGAATATTGCTGTGGTCTATCTCATATatcttacagttgaggaaactgaggcccagataggAAGTGATTTGCTGAAGCACAGCTAGTTAGGAGAAGAGCTaaattttaagaaggaaaaaaccctTCTACTTGTCTACAATAGAGATTTACTATTTTTTGCAGTCCTACTGGATgccttatatttttttccataagatcctTCACTTTTCATGTGGTAGAGAGTGTAAGGGACCAAGAGAGGGTAGATGGGTTTGAaaagatgaatgaacaaatcacTTACCTCTTTGACCTCTTCAGAATGAGAGGGTTAGATTCAATTAGTTTTAAGTTAATTGTCTGGGATAATACACGCTCATGGTTCTAAATTCAAAATGCATAAAGGGGTTTATGGTGCAAAAAAGGTCTTCTCTGTTCCCCCAAGCCAGTTAGTTCCTTTTCATGGGGACAaccttatttttaatagtttttctttttccctgcctGAATCCTGCCAGGGGTATAGACTAGATGATTTATAAGATTTCCTTATGAATCTAGGATCCTAAATAGTGAAATGTGAAAAAATTTATGACTTTAACTTTTATGTAGTTGCTTATAATTGCAGACAGGCTGTAAAAGTAGAAAACTTGCTTCTGCCTCTATCGGTTCTCTCCCTGCTCCCAGACTGTGTTGTTTTATCTTCAGGGGATCTAAGTCTCTGGAGTGCAGTGGGCAGAATGAGTAGTGTTCCCTTAGGTAAGCCCCAAGGTATCCTCCTATGAGGTGGGGTTGGGAGTTGCTAAATGCTACCCTAATGtggcagggaggcaggggagaCTATACACTTACCAGTGCTCACTCTTGCAGAGTACCTTTACTGATACCTAGTTTCTTGGAGGAATAGTATGAAGATATTTTGGGgatgggaaatatttttttcttaccatCTTCTGAACCACCATACCTTTTGGTTAGTATGATGATTCAGTCCTTATCCTGGTACTGAATACCATTAGGAGTGGGTAACTTCAAGCCATACACAGGCTTTATATCTTTCTCTTAGCTATCAGTGCTAAATTTGAATGAGACACAACTGCCTTGTCCTCAAGATGTAGGAAATACGGATGTAATCTGGATCCCAGAGAAGCATACGAGGTGAGTATCATGTCGAGAACTTGGGAGTCTTCAACTCTTGTGTTCTACAAATGCCTATCGTCCTCTGCAGACCTTCTCTCTGTGAcctcgttttttttttctttttttaaaattaattaatttttggctgtgttgggtcttcgttgctgcgcgtgagctttctctagttgcggcgagcaggggctactcttcgttgcggtgcgtgggcttctcactgcagtggcttcacttgttgcggagcatgggctctagagcacaggctcagaagttgtggcacacgggcttagttgctccacggcatgtgggatctttccggaccagggatcgaacccgtgtcccttgcattggcaggtggattcttaaccactgtgccaccagggaagtcccctgtgacCTTGCTTTTAGCTAGCTCATTGCAAGAAGCAGGAGGTCAAGCAGAGCAGAAGGCTGTGGTCTCTTGTATTTGCCTCTTGCTACACTGGAATTCTTGTTGGTACACTTTGAGATTCATGCTTTGGGAGTTGTCTACGTAAAATTCTACCTGACAGTAAATAGCATACAAGATAGGGCCCAATGTATTTATGAGGTTTGATTAAGAAACAAATGCCTTCTGACTATCAATTTTTCTTATTAGCCATCAGCAACTAGTAAAGTTTTCAGTGAAGCCTGTGAATCTTTGGTCTCAACCCTAAGGACTAGCACACTGGTACAAAATGAATAGCATATATATAGAACTTGTATACAAAGCAAGTGTGACGAAGATCATTTGTCGAAGGTCCAAAGGCTTGCTAATATTGACAATCATTGGAAGAAATTGGTTTTCCTTTCGTGACTGCTGAggctttcagattctttttgagTGACTGTTTAGAGATGAtgagactttattttctttaaaaaaatcctgtgaATGCTTCTTTATATATGCATTTTGTGTGCGAATATATATGGTGTAAACAAAAAACCCCTAAGGATTTATTTCCTTTCATGTAAAAGAAGCCCAGAGTTGGGTGGGCCAGGGCTAGTATGTCAGCTCCATGAGGTAATCAGAAGCCAGAGCTCCTTCTAGCTTTTTGGGTCGTCATCCTTAGCCCATGGCTTCCATCTTCTTAGGTGCTTTCTAGGGGCTTTCAAAGTCTAAGTTGACTGCTAGAGCTTCAGCCATCATATCTGTGTTCCAGgcaagaaggaggagggagatgacAGAGCAAAAAATATTTGAGCACCTCTGTGCTAAGCAGTGGAATTCAGTGGAGAACTAAATACTTTGTCCCTTCCTCCTGCAGTcttatggtggtggtgggattcAGACATTATAGACATCGCTGCACCTAAGTATATAATTACTAGTTTGGATGAATACTATGAAAGTAAGTAACTGGATTATATGAGAGAACGGTGGGGAACCTAGTTCAGATGTGAgggcgaggtgggggtggggttcttGTTTTTAGCAGCCTCTGGGAAGCAGGCACCCCTGGCTTCCCAGCCAGCCGTCCTAGAGTACTGAATGGAGGATGGAAATCTTCATGGTCGTCATTCATACATATCCCTGATGTTTCTGTTTAAGATGTTTGGGAATAAGTTGTGGTTATTCTTATTTCAAGTCCAGCTGAGAAGAAGCATATTATTCGCAGCCAGGATGgggagatgaaaagaaagaaatctacaggGGTAAGTTTGCTGTTTTGGCCAAACCTTCATGATATTACTCtgcagagtttatttttgttttcctttcaggtatcttccccctccccccattctctCTTTAAATGAACAAAATCTGCCAAAGAAAACCCCTCTTAAGGAAGGAATAATTACCAAACCATCTTCTACTCTGAGACTCTTTTCCCCTACCTCCTCCTTGTAGGAAGGTAAAAGAACACCTTGAAGAGATGTTAGGAGGAACTGTTGGGTATTCAGAGGGAATTTTTGGTTGATTAAAAGCTAATTTTCATTGTGATGGGAATAGAATGTCAACAGACTAGAAGTTATAATGGACCTGTGCTTCTAATTCTAATTCTGCCATTTATTGGATAAATGTAGCCTTGGGTAAGTCACAGAGCTGGCAGGTTGCTATGTCCAGGAGAATAGTGTCTTGGCCCATTTTGTTTGTTGCTGAATCCCCAGCCCtagccctgtgcctggcacatagttggccaataagtatttgttcagaaccttttggggaaaaaaatgacacaaaacaGCTAATCCCCATATTATCTGAATTCAACAGTAGGGTTGGAGAGCCAGATTAGGAAAAATGTGGTGGGTCTGGTAGTGTAGAGGAGGCGAGGATGCTGGAGTCGGTCTGGAAACAAGAGTTTCCCATGGCACCGTTGTACTGGGAGGCTGGAATGCTGATGGGACGAAGTGGCATTGAAAAGAGTGCTTCAGGGAGTTCTTTCCATCatttctcttccagaaacacaagTCATCTCGGGACCCACAAACACAGTTGGGACCTCCAGGGATGATtgtgcctcctccctccccagtacACTTGTTTGAACAACTAAGTTCAGAATGCGTACCTTTATGGAACCAGTATGACATGTTACCTCAGGATCTACTGAAGGAGTAAGTAGCACGTAAGCCTGTGGGAGAGCCAGAGCATCTTCTTTTCTTCAGAAGCTGAGAAGGGTCTAAGCAGTGTGCTCTttctgaggagggaggggagaaaactGCAACTCTACTTGGTCACTGAGTTCTTGGACTTATCAGTGTGCAGTGATGACAGTAATCACCcccatttattaagtacttgccatctgccaggccctgtgcacACTGCATATCTTCTCTCCTTTAAACCTCCACTGGGAGGTAGACACGCTTTTCTTTCTGTAGATGAGTTACGGGTAAGTGGGAGGCAGAATGGATATGTGGTTTGGAGCGAGACAACCTTTGAATTTTGTATTGAAATTTACCGCCTTTGTGAATTTTGACTATTTAGTTAGCATCTTTaatcttcattttcctcatttgcaaaatgaggataataatacctgtCCTTACGGTGTGGTAAGGATTCAGTGGTATAAAACACATGAGCCTGACATATAGTAAACACTTAATCCATTCAGCTACAATTATCATACTTGCATCTCAAAGCCATTACCGAACAAGCACCTGTTGGTACAGGCCTTTGAAGGCCCAGAGTGGACATGTCTTCAAATGTGGAGCCTTTTCATCTCTTTCTCCTCAGCCAAGAAGAGCTGTTGCCGACTTTCTGCTGTCTCTGTTCCCTGCAGCCTCTTGCTGGATAAAGGGAAAACCGTACCTTATCTGGAGATGCAGACACAGCTGGCCATGATGAGAAAGAAACCTCCCCTGGAAAAGAGCCGACCTGACAGTGCCATTTCTGCTAAGATGTATTTATCTGTACACTGCCTCACCCCGCAAGTAAGAGCCAGGGAACCTCAGAGGAAGATGTCTGTATGCAAGTCCAAACTCATCTCTCCTCAGGGCTGGAGGAGTTAAcgttctatttcttctttctcttctatcCTTCCACTCTGGATCCAGGCCCCATAGAAGGGCTGGGCTGTATGTAGGTGAAAGCAAATGTACAGGGAGAGGTTTAAGGAGAGCAGCGTTCTCTATTTCTTCTGCATTTTGCTTCCCACACCTTTCCCCTATCCAGAGCCCCTGGTACAATGCTGCACACATTGGcttctcaaaaaatgtttgttgactagATGGATGAATGCATTTGGGGATACATTTTGggaaagggaaagacctacagtAGAgctgttcttcttcttttttttttttctctagagacCAGCATTGAGATATCCTGAACATTTGAAGAAACTATATTATAACCTGACAACAGAAGGTAGGTTTTTCTGGTGCTGCTAGATCTCCAGGTACCATTCCCCGTCAGCCCACATTTCTGATACTTGATCTTGGTCCCATGTTTGTGGCCACAGTCTTATAGGGTCACATGTGTAGAACTCAGAAAACTGCAGCTTCAAAAAGCACCCCCTCCTGGCTTGGTCCTGACCAGAGAGAGAGTGTCACCATTGGGTAGCAGAGCACAGCAAGCAGCCCCGCGGAAGGGTGGGAGCTGTCAGGGAGAAGAGGATTGAGCTGGCTCTCTGGTCACCAGGTTACAGgaagcagcagcggcagcagcaggggAAGGTGAAGACAGCTACTAGGAAACAGGTAGAGTGGCAGCGAGGGGACCCCTAGGACCTGCTGGGATTGGAGCAAGTGGGTGAAGCCTGGAGCAGGAAGGGACGTATGAGAGATGGGATTCTCCCTTTTGTCTGCTGGTTGTAGATACAAAGTTCCTGTATGGTTATAGATACTAACTTCCTTCCTTTAAACCCTTTTTGAAAAGGTTTCTTCACTTCCAAAAGTCCTAATTCAGTTCCCCCTCATGTGGGTTTCAGGAGGCTAAAAAGAAATCCAAGAGTGAACCAGGGAGCCACAACACCTCGCATAAACGTTCAGGTGCCATGGTTTATGACCCACGTTGTGGTAAGGAGAATGTATGGGTTTGGGAGTGACAGAATCCCAGGACCTAGCTGAGGACAGGAAAAGCTGAACACGTTTGTCATTTGAGGACCTGCCTTTATCAGGCGCTCGGAGTTCCCCTTGGAATGCTTTGGTTTGGCTGGTCTACCATGTATCATCCTTccatcaaatatttactaagcaagcGAGCTGGGCCAGATGTCTGCTTCACATGGGGATTTGAGAGATGACCATGAACATGAGTCAGAGTCACTTTCCGCTCAGGTTCTACTTTAGAAAAGGCAGCGGTTTGAGGATGAAGAGCTAGCCCAGGTTATTGAAGAGAAGAGCCCTGAGGGCTCATCGGCCAGTAaggcagggaagagccagggtcCCTCACCAGAGGGCCATGAGAGTTCTAAGGAAGCGGAGTCAGCCGCTTCTCAGCCATAGGTTAAAAGTCTCAGGAAGCTCACACTATCTAGCCCCATCCAGCAGTCAGGGGGCTAATTCTTGACAGACGATCCTTTTCCTGTGGTGTTCATGCCAGAGATAAGAGATTCCCCTTTTTGGAGTTCTTATCATGTCTGAGCTGAAGGATATACTTGCCCTGGTCCCTCTGACGTTTCTCAGCTTGagtgcagaatgggagaaagaatCCCCCTAAACCTTGGAAGATTCTTCTGCCCTAAATAGACTGGACATTGCTGTCTGTAATGTGAAAATAACTGTTTAATCATCAGAATTCACTCTGCAACCCTGGGGCACTGAGGGCTCGGGTAAGATGTTTCCTGAGAAGGATGCTGTTCTTTGTTTAGCTCCCATCCCACTGAGCTCTCTGATACCTAAAGTGTCTTCTAACCTGAAGATCTAAGAAGGCTCCTGACCTTCACATGGGAGGTAGACAGAACTGGGGCAGAGGTACTTGTCCAAGGTTAGCCCTGCATCCAGGGTGATCGCCAGTCCCCTGAGTTTCATTCTGGTGCCTTCTGTTCCTCTTCCTGATGCCTCCAATAGGAGCAGCTTTGCTTGGATGACTGGGGGGCCCTTTGAATTGTGTTCTTAGAGCAGTGGCTTGTCTTCCTTGAGCTGAGAAAGGCCTCATTCAAGAgatgattttttgtttctttttttaaaaaattttttaggccgcgctgtgtggcatgcaggatcttagtgccccaaccagggatcgaacccgtgccccctgccctaggagcatggagtcttaaccactggactgccagggaagtcctgaggttATTTTTGCATTGGATCTTGAATATGTGTGAGGGTTTTCCCAGTATGGACGAGAATTCCTGGACACAGGAATAGGCTGGGTAAAGGCATCTTGGAGGAGCATGGCTGCGGGGAGGAGCACTGAGCAGTCTGGCGTGGCGGCGGGGCCAGGCTTTTAAGGGAGAGAGGTACGTCAGGCCGAAGAGCCTGCTGAGATGTTTGATCTTCATCCTCAGTGGTGGTCAGTGATGCTCTACCTTCACGGTGCCCTGAAATCAATTGAGGAGCTTTTAAAACCCTAAAACCCAGGCTGCACCCCAGACCTGTCAAATCAGAGTTTCTGGTGTTAGTATCCAGGCCTCGGTGGTTTTCAGAATGCCCCAGTGCTTCCAGTGTGCGGCTCAGGTGAGGGCTAGTTCTGTCAGGGGGCCAACACCCGTGCCGAGCAAGGGAGTTCCTCGATCAGCGTCCCCTTTACCATCATACCTCTGGTGGCAGATTGGAAGATGTTCATTTAAAGAAAGGGAaactgagaaaggaaagaaaaagtgcaTTTAGGGACTATTTGGGGAAACATCTGATACAAAAGAATCATAGATCTAGAGTTTTTTTGGGAGGGAGGATGTTCATTTTCAGAAGCCAATATAGGTACGTAGGGATGGCACAGAAAGTAAGAGCAGTGTTCATAGACTGAACAGGTAGACTTAGGGGTTCTTTTGCTGCTATGATGTACAGGCACCTGCCCCTTAGGTTTCATGGAGGAATCCTGGATATTTTAATACAGACTTTATCTTAATCACTAATTCTGTAATAGGTGTGGTCACAGTCCCAGGTGAACAGAATCACACGTAGAACTCAGAGGGCTTAACTCCCTTTTACCTGCCTCTAAGGTTCTGTATTGTCCTGGATGGGGAGTCACCTGTAGACTAGAGATCAACTAGAAGTTCAACAATGGGATATGAAATACCAATAAGAAGAGAACTGCATTGATTTTGTGGTCACTAGGTCACAGAACTGTACCAGGTCGGGAAAGTGACAAAACACAGCAGCAGCAGATGAAGATAGAAGGCCCCACTTTGAAACAGGTGAGAGTGTCGGAGTGCCATTGTGCTAGGGCTGTTTCAGTTGTCTGTCActgtataacaaaccaccccaaagcaGAACCGTAGTGGTTTgctatttctcatggttctgtggGTTGACTGGACAGTTTTTCTGGTCTTGCTTAAGGTCACTCATGCAGCTGCATTCAGCTGGAGGCTGGGTTGGGGCTCTTGGCCAAATTGTCTTAGTTCTCTTCTATGAGGCCTCTCCATGTGGCTAGTTTGGGCTTCTTGACAGCATAGTAATCTCATGAAAGCACTTTCCTAGGGATGGGCCTGGAACTGGAACAgtatcacttctgccacattttatttgtcaaaaaaatcacaagtctagtccagattcaaggggagaggaAATCAACTCCATCTCTTGATGGAAAGAACAGCATGTACATACAGGAATGCGAGGAATTGTTGGCAGCCACCTTTGGAGGCAGTCTACCCTTAGTTGACAGCTGGAAATGGGGGAAAACTGGGTTCTGCCTTCATCTGGTCAGCCTGGAGGTCAAAGAATGCGTGACACAAGCGTCTCTCTTCAGTCTCAGGAGGTGGCATTTTGTCCTGTCTTAGATACTATTTTCTCCAAGAAAAGCATCTTTTAGAAAAGCCCTTTGTTTCCTAAAGTCCTGATTCAAGTTTCCTTACACGTATGAATTTCAGGATTCCACAGAGAGACCACAGATGGACTGCACTAAGAAAATCCTGGATTCCTTCCCCGGTAGGAAGAGTAAGATACTGGGGTGGAGGAACCTTAGTAAGTGACGGAGGACAGGGAGAGCTGAACCTGTGCTGACCAGGATGGTTCACCTCCCTGGAGGGCAGAGCTCTCATCCCTCAGAAGGGTCCTAAAGATATTCcagcccttcctttctgtcttgatTTTTCAGTTAGTTGGGAGAAGGCTACAGGTGCAATTAATGGCTGGGTCTTTTTTTAGGTCCTGAATTTTCCACAGT
Protein-coding regions in this window:
- the C6H9orf43 gene encoding uncharacterized protein C9orf43 homolog isoform X3, whose product is MKGLESCKIGFCPKAFVAMDLPDKSQWDETTCDLAVCQHPQCWATLRRIERGHPRILDSSRRSPLDAEDRLPVLTIVNMADSCFQAKRLACGHLSGFTFPKAHSLLSQCSKFYSKFQRRPWKDLPDRDLICRTNRSPKLSVLNLNETQLPCPQDVGNTDVIWIPEKHTSPAEKKHIIRSQDGEMKRKKSTGKHKSSRDPQTQLGPPGMIVPPPSPVHLFEQLSSECVPLWNQYDMLPQDLLKDLLLDKGKTVPYLEMQTQLAMMRKKPPLEKSRPDSAISAKMYLSVHCLTPQRPALRYPEHLKKLYYNLTTEGYRKQQRQQQGKVKTATRKQEAKKKSKSEPGSHNTSHKRSGHRTVPGRESDKTQQQQMKIEGPTLKQDSTERPQMDCTKKILDSFPGRKSPEFSTVECTNKDIRTQMEILLEAQERTPNSTSRTGWNPELKLLRILQATDEEDEENQPSGAQSEESLEA
- the C6H9orf43 gene encoding uncharacterized protein C9orf43 homolog isoform X4, giving the protein MDLPDKSQWDETTCDLAVCQHPQCWATLRRIERGHPRILDSSRRSPLDAEDRLPVLTIVNMADSCFQAKRLACGHLSGFTFPKAHSLLSQCSKFYSKFQRRPWKDLPDRDLICRTNRSPKLSVLNLNETQLPCPQDVGNTDVIWIPEKHTSPAEKKHIIRSQDGEMKRKKSTGKHKSSRDPQTQLGPPGMIVPPPSPVHLFEQLSSECVPLWNQYDMLPQDLLKDLLLDKGKTVPYLEMQTQLAMMRKKPPLEKSRPDSAISAKMYLSVHCLTPQRPALRYPEHLKKLYYNLTTEGYRKQQRQQQGKVKTATRKQEAKKKSKSEPGSHNTSHKRSGAMVYDPRCGHRTVPGRESDKTQQQQMKIEGPTLKQDSTERPQMDCTKKILDSFPGRKSPEFSTVECTNKDIRTQMEILLEAQERTPNSTSRTGWNPELKLLRILQATDEEDEENQPSGAQSEESLEA
- the C6H9orf43 gene encoding uncharacterized protein C9orf43 homolog isoform X2 gives rise to the protein MKGLESCKIGFCPKAFVAMDLPDKSQWDETTCDLAVCQHPQCWATLRRIERGHPRILDSSRRSPLDAEDRLPVLTIVNMADSCFQAKRLACGHLSGFTFPKAHSLLSQCSKFYSKFQRRPWKDLPDRDLICRTNRSPKLSVLNLNETQLPCPQDVGNTDVIWIPEKHTSPAEKKHIIRSQDGEMKRKKSTGKHKSSRDPQTQLGPPGMIVPPPSPVHLFEQLSSECVPLWNQYDMLPQDLLKDLLLDKGKTVPYLEMQTQLAMMRKKPPLEKSRPDSAISAKMYLSVHCLTPQRPALRYPEHLKKLYYNLTTEGYRKQQRQQQGKVKTATRKQEAKKKSKSEPGSHNTSHKRSGAMVYDPRCGHRTVPGRESDKTQQQQMKIEGPTLKQDSTERPQMDCTKKILDSFPGPEFSTVECTNKDIRTQMEILLEAQERTPNSTSRTGWNPELKLLRILQATDEEDEENQPSGAQSEESLEA
- the C6H9orf43 gene encoding uncharacterized protein C9orf43 homolog isoform X5, which encodes MKGLESCKIGFCPKAFVAMDLPDKSQWDETTCDLAVCQHPQCWATLRRIERGHPRILDSSRRSPLDAEDRLPVLTIVNMADSCFQAKRLACGHLSGFTFPKAHSLLSQCSKFYSKFQRRPWKDLPDRDLICRTNRSPKLSVLNLNETQLPCPQDVGNTDVIWIPEKHTSPAEKKHIIRSQDGEMKRKKSTGKHKSSRDPQTQLGPPGMIVPPPSPVHLFEQLSSECVPLWNQYDMLPQDLLKDLLLDKGKTVPYLEMQTQLAMMRKKPPLEKSRPDSAISAKMYLSVHCLTPQRPALRYPEHLKKLYYNLTTEGHRTVPGRESDKTQQQQMKIEGPTLKQDSTERPQMDCTKKILDSFPGRKSPEFSTVECTNKDIRTQMEILLEAQERTPNSTSRTGWNPELKLLRILQATDEEDEENQPSGAQSEESLEA
- the C6H9orf43 gene encoding uncharacterized protein C9orf43 homolog isoform X1, which gives rise to MKGLESCKIGFCPKAFVAMDLPDKSQWDETTCDLAVCQHPQCWATLRRIERGHPRILDSSRRSPLDAEDRLPVLTIVNMADSCFQAKRLACGHLSGFTFPKAHSLLSQCSKFYSKFQRRPWKDLPDRDLICRTNRSPKLSVLNLNETQLPCPQDVGNTDVIWIPEKHTSPAEKKHIIRSQDGEMKRKKSTGKHKSSRDPQTQLGPPGMIVPPPSPVHLFEQLSSECVPLWNQYDMLPQDLLKDLLLDKGKTVPYLEMQTQLAMMRKKPPLEKSRPDSAISAKMYLSVHCLTPQRPALRYPEHLKKLYYNLTTEGYRKQQRQQQGKVKTATRKQEAKKKSKSEPGSHNTSHKRSGAMVYDPRCGHRTVPGRESDKTQQQQMKIEGPTLKQDSTERPQMDCTKKILDSFPGRKSPEFSTVECTNKDIRTQMEILLEAQERTPNSTSRTGWNPELKLLRILQATDEEDEENQPSGAQSEESLEA
- the C6H9orf43 gene encoding uncharacterized protein C9orf43 homolog isoform X6, encoding MKGLESCKIGFCPKAFVAMDLPDKSQWDETTCDLAVCQHPQCWATLRRIERGHPRILDSSRRSPLDAEDRLPVLTIVNMADSCFQAKRLACGHLSGFTFPKAHSLLSQCSKFYSKFQRRPWKDLPDRDLICRTNRSPKLSVLNLNETQLPCPQDVGNTDVIWIPEKHTSPAEKKHIIRSQDGEMKRKKSTGKHKSSRDPQTQLGPPGMIVPPPSPVHLFEQLSSECVPLWNQYDMLPQDLLKDLLLDKGKTVPYLEMQTQLAMMRKKPPLEKSRPDSAISAKMYLSVHCLTPQRPALRYPEHLKKLYYNLTTEGYRKQQRQQQGKVKTATRKQEAKKKSKSEPGSHNTSHKRSGAMVYDPRCGHRTVPGRESDKTQQQQMKIEGPTLKQVLNFPQ